One part of the Paenibacillus silvisoli genome encodes these proteins:
- the ltrA gene encoding group II intron reverse transcriptase/maturase: protein MRSRKEQRQPNISQESLLQREAVKPPGYAEAPSSSPAQVAPSARKDQNDLLGRMLEGENLRLAYKRVVQNGGAPGVDCVTVAQLQAYLKTHWGTVKAELQTGTYRPSPVKRVEIPKPGGGVRLLGIPTVMDRFLQQALLQVMNPIFDPHFSWYSYGFRQGKRAHDAMKQAQSYIQSGLRWVVDMDLAKFFDRVNHDMLMARVARRVTDKRVLKLIRAYLNAGVMADGALEKSEEGTPQGGPLSPLLANILLDDLDKELTKRGLRFVRYADDCNIFVASKRAGERVMGSITHYVEGKLKLKVNREKSAVDRPWNRKFLGFSFMKDKKATVRLAPQTISRFKERIRELTSRTRSMSMEVRIGQLNRYLMGWLGYFRLAAAKSHCERFDQWIRRRLRMCLWKQWKRVRTRIRELRALGVPKWASLILANSRRGAWEMSRNTNNALPTSYWEAKGLKSMLSRYLELC, encoded by the coding sequence ATGCGTTCGCGCAAAGAGCAAAGACAGCCGAATATCTCGCAAGAGAGCTTGCTGCAGAGAGAAGCGGTGAAGCCGCCAGGGTATGCAGAAGCGCCGAGTTCTTCGCCGGCACAAGTCGCCCCTTCCGCTCGCAAAGACCAGAACGATCTGCTGGGGCGGATGCTCGAAGGAGAGAACCTTCGGCTCGCTTACAAGCGGGTGGTACAGAACGGAGGAGCCCCCGGTGTGGACTGTGTAACGGTAGCGCAACTACAAGCTTACCTGAAAACACACTGGGGAACGGTGAAAGCCGAACTCCAAACGGGAACGTACAGACCTTCGCCAGTCAAACGGGTGGAAATCCCCAAACCCGGAGGCGGCGTGCGGCTGCTCGGAATCCCGACCGTGATGGACCGTTTCCTTCAGCAGGCACTTCTGCAAGTGATGAACCCGATCTTTGACCCGCACTTCTCTTGGTACAGCTACGGTTTTCGCCAAGGGAAACGGGCGCATGACGCGATGAAACAAGCCCAAAGCTATATCCAAAGCGGTCTACGATGGGTCGTAGACATGGATTTGGCGAAGTTCTTTGACCGAGTCAACCACGACATGCTGATGGCAAGGGTGGCACGGAGGGTAACGGACAAGCGTGTCTTGAAACTCATACGAGCTTACTTGAATGCTGGAGTCATGGCGGATGGCGCGCTGGAGAAAAGTGAAGAAGGCACGCCGCAAGGCGGTCCGTTAAGTCCGCTCTTAGCGAACATCCTGCTGGATGACTTGGACAAGGAATTGACCAAACGAGGATTGAGATTTGTTCGTTATGCGGATGACTGCAATATTTTCGTCGCGAGCAAACGAGCAGGAGAACGTGTCATGGGGTCGATCACACACTACGTAGAAGGAAAGCTGAAACTGAAAGTGAATCGGGAGAAAAGCGCGGTGGATCGGCCATGGAACCGTAAATTCCTTGGCTTTAGCTTCATGAAGGACAAGAAAGCAACGGTTCGCCTCGCTCCGCAGACGATCTCGCGCTTCAAAGAGAGAATCCGGGAGCTGACGAGCCGAACGCGATCCATGTCCATGGAAGTCCGCATCGGACAATTAAACCGATACCTCATGGGATGGCTAGGTTATTTCCGACTCGCCGCGGCGAAGAGCCATTGCGAAAGATTCGATCAGTGGATACGCCGAAGACTCCGAATGTGTCTATGGAAGCAGTGGAAACGGGTGCGCACTCGAATTCGCGAACTTCGAGCACTTGGCGTGCCGAAATGGGCGAGTCTGATTCTGGCAAACTCAAGACGCGGCGCATGGGAAATGTCCCGAAACACAAACAATGCCCTTCCGACTTCCTACTGGGAAGCGAAAGGGCTCAAAAGTATGCTTTCTCGTTATTTGGAGCTTTGTTAA
- a CDS encoding molybdopterin-containing oxidoreductase family protein, producing the protein MAVTTGTLTSTMAQQSDGVFPSVCSLDCPDQCGLLVHKENGRIVRIEGDPEHPVTQGAICNKVRNMTERIYDEARLQYPLKRTGPKGSGQFERISWEEAIGTITDRWKQLIETEGPEAILPYSFYGNMGRIGTEGLGRRFFNRMGASKLILSICEAAGTEGYGYTMGGSFGTDPEETVHAKLIIMWGINAVSTNMHQVTIAEKARKNGATVIAIDVHRNRTAKWADWFIPVMPGTDAALALGIMHILFAEQLTDDAFMEQHTVGHEQLREHVKTYTPETVSAITGVPVDDIYKLARMYGGSESAFIRIGNGPQHHDNGGMTTRAIACLPAVTGHWLNRGGGAIKGNGGYLMINKSALERPDLRTNRWAREINMNVIGGALLESEKPISSLYVFNSNPAVVAPSADKVREGLAREDLFTVVHDLFLTETAAYADIVLPATSAFENTDLYLSYWHHYIHLQQPVAAPYGESKSNTEVFRLLAAAMGYQDEALQDTDEAMIEQALNNPNNPNIAAISLDRLKEEGAVKADVKPLFTGGKLRTPSGRIELYSATMERKGYPPMPTYTPLVDDGPYPFLFIPTANHNYLNSTFSNNEKHVAMERTPKLYMNSADAAARGIATGDALRVWNDRGSCELTAAVGDDVLPGVVVSQGLWADGKSGKNGGKALVNALTPDRVADMGKGATFFSGRVQVEKR; encoded by the coding sequence ATGGCAGTAACCACTGGAACGTTAACTTCAACGATGGCTCAACAATCGGACGGCGTTTTTCCGTCCGTATGCTCGCTAGATTGCCCGGACCAATGCGGGCTTCTCGTTCATAAAGAAAACGGCCGGATCGTGCGGATCGAAGGCGACCCCGAACACCCCGTCACGCAAGGCGCGATTTGCAACAAAGTCCGGAATATGACAGAGCGCATTTACGATGAAGCGCGGCTGCAGTACCCGCTGAAGCGGACCGGACCGAAAGGAAGCGGCCAGTTCGAGCGGATCAGCTGGGAAGAAGCGATCGGCACGATTACGGACCGCTGGAAGCAGCTGATCGAGACGGAAGGGCCGGAGGCTATTTTGCCGTATAGCTTCTATGGCAATATGGGCCGTATCGGGACCGAGGGGCTTGGCCGGCGCTTCTTCAACCGGATGGGCGCCAGCAAGCTGATTCTTTCGATCTGCGAGGCGGCGGGCACGGAAGGCTACGGCTACACGATGGGCGGCAGCTTCGGCACCGATCCGGAAGAAACGGTCCACGCGAAGCTCATCATCATGTGGGGCATCAACGCGGTCAGCACCAATATGCACCAAGTAACGATCGCCGAGAAAGCGCGCAAAAACGGCGCGACTGTCATCGCCATCGACGTGCATCGCAACCGGACGGCCAAATGGGCGGACTGGTTCATTCCGGTCATGCCGGGAACGGATGCCGCGCTGGCGCTTGGCATCATGCATATTTTGTTTGCGGAGCAGCTGACGGACGATGCGTTCATGGAGCAGCACACCGTCGGCCACGAGCAGCTGCGCGAGCATGTCAAAACCTATACGCCGGAGACCGTTTCCGCGATTACGGGCGTGCCGGTGGACGACATTTACAAGCTGGCCCGCATGTACGGCGGCAGCGAGTCTGCGTTCATCCGCATCGGGAACGGCCCGCAGCATCACGATAACGGCGGCATGACGACGCGGGCGATCGCCTGCCTGCCTGCGGTGACGGGGCACTGGCTGAACCGCGGAGGCGGCGCGATCAAAGGAAACGGCGGCTACCTGATGATCAACAAATCCGCGCTGGAGCGGCCGGATCTGCGCACGAACCGCTGGGCGCGCGAAATCAATATGAATGTGATCGGCGGCGCGCTGCTGGAATCGGAGAAGCCGATATCCTCGCTCTACGTGTTTAACTCGAATCCGGCCGTCGTCGCGCCTAGCGCGGACAAAGTGAGGGAAGGGCTGGCGCGCGAGGATCTGTTCACGGTCGTGCATGACCTGTTTCTGACGGAAACGGCGGCTTATGCGGACATCGTGCTGCCTGCGACCTCGGCCTTCGAGAATACCGACCTGTATCTCTCGTACTGGCATCATTATATTCATCTGCAGCAGCCCGTTGCGGCTCCGTATGGCGAAAGCAAATCGAACACCGAGGTGTTCCGTCTATTAGCCGCCGCCATGGGCTACCAGGACGAGGCGCTGCAGGATACCGACGAGGCGATGATCGAGCAAGCGCTGAACAACCCGAACAATCCGAATATAGCCGCGATTTCGCTGGACCGGCTGAAGGAAGAAGGCGCCGTAAAAGCGGATGTGAAGCCGTTATTCACCGGCGGCAAATTGCGCACGCCGAGCGGACGGATCGAGCTTTACTCGGCCACGATGGAGCGCAAAGGCTACCCGCCGATGCCGACCTACACGCCGCTCGTCGATGACGGTCCGTATCCGTTTCTGTTCATCCCGACGGCGAACCATAACTACTTGAACTCGACCTTCTCCAATAACGAGAAGCATGTCGCGATGGAACGGACGCCGAAGCTCTATATGAACAGCGCGGATGCGGCGGCGAGAGGCATCGCAACCGGGGACGCGCTCCGGGTCTGGAACGACCGCGGCAGCTGCGAGTTGACGGCGGCGGTCGGCGACGACGTGCTCCCTGGCGTCGTAGTCAGCCAAGGCTTATGGGCGGACGGCAAAAGCGGCAAGAACGGCGGAAAAGCGCTGGTGAACGCATTAACGCCCGATCGCGTGGCGGATATGGGGAAGGGTGCAACCTTCTTCTCCGGGCGGGTGCAAGTCGAGAAACGCTGA
- a CDS encoding phytanoyl-CoA dioxygenase family protein: MRLTMEQVIRYQTEGYLIVPDVFSEADLQPVIEELEAEIDARARKAYAEGKITELHEDEPFEKRFTLLCEQNREVGRGFDINGYLGEAMFRFMGGQGLLDLVECLLGTEISCNPIQHVRAKHPAKSAGEGNDYFQNVPWHQDCAVTSPDSEASEIITFWLPLVDATAETGCMEVMPHVFKQGYINHRSEGGTTIVPELLPNVVQVLAECPKGGLVIMNKYTPHRGISNRSDIIRWSVDLRYHKTGAASGRNHHPSFPVRSALNPESVLTDASEWRRMWREVKEEKGRSLHRV; this comes from the coding sequence ATGCGGTTGACGATGGAGCAAGTGATCCGGTATCAGACGGAAGGGTATTTGATCGTGCCGGATGTATTTAGCGAGGCGGATTTGCAGCCTGTCATTGAGGAATTGGAAGCCGAAATCGACGCAAGGGCGCGCAAGGCGTACGCGGAGGGCAAAATAACCGAGCTGCACGAGGACGAGCCGTTCGAAAAAAGGTTCACGTTACTGTGCGAGCAAAACCGCGAGGTTGGGCGGGGCTTCGATATTAACGGCTATTTGGGCGAAGCGATGTTCCGCTTCATGGGCGGCCAAGGGCTGCTCGATCTCGTCGAATGCCTGCTCGGCACGGAGATCAGCTGCAATCCGATCCAGCATGTGCGGGCGAAGCATCCGGCCAAGTCGGCTGGCGAAGGCAACGATTATTTTCAAAATGTGCCGTGGCACCAGGACTGCGCCGTGACGTCTCCGGACTCGGAGGCCTCCGAGATCATTACGTTCTGGCTGCCTCTGGTCGATGCGACCGCGGAAACGGGCTGCATGGAGGTCATGCCTCATGTGTTCAAGCAAGGATATATCAATCATCGTTCCGAGGGCGGAACGACGATCGTGCCCGAGCTGCTGCCAAATGTGGTGCAGGTCCTCGCCGAATGCCCGAAGGGCGGGCTCGTGATCATGAACAAATATACGCCGCATCGCGGCATTTCGAACCGGTCGGACATCATCCGTTGGTCGGTCGACCTGCGGTACCATAAGACAGGCGCTGCGTCCGGTCGAAACCATCATCCGTCCTTTCCGGTGCGCAGCGCGCTAAACCCGGAAAGCGTGCTGACCGATGCCTCGGAATGGCGGCGCATGTGGCGCGAAGTGAAGGAAGAGAAGGGCAGAAGCCTTCACCGCGTATAG
- a CDS encoding AraC family transcriptional regulator — translation MGLRLMVQGQSLRPEHITTDRQQGRRGMITKRHQHPVFHLMYVTEGEGVFLVGDRISRALPGYLYIINPNEWHQFHGHEKAGLHNLECTFLLRNEANEPVHHANLFEWIEEKRGRALPAAIREGPIEVPAALRPFLLEGFQRLLDPSNRYLTSELLSLMVVELMLRVEEIVWRLGVLAAEPAGGMEAGADEIVALQHYMRAHIGEPLKLEELAQLVHWSPNYLCRMFKAHTNLSPMAYLQQLRMTEAEKLLLFTDFPVFEIAEMLGYEDASYFARLFRRHHGRAPSAYRII, via the coding sequence ATGGGCTTACGTTTAATGGTGCAAGGACAAAGCTTGCGGCCGGAGCATATTACGACCGACCGGCAGCAGGGCCGCCGGGGCATGATCACGAAGCGGCATCAGCATCCGGTTTTCCATCTCATGTACGTGACGGAAGGAGAAGGCGTCTTTCTCGTTGGCGATCGAATCAGCCGGGCATTGCCCGGCTATTTGTATATCATCAATCCGAACGAGTGGCATCAGTTCCACGGCCACGAGAAAGCCGGCCTTCACAACCTGGAATGCACGTTTCTGCTGCGCAACGAGGCGAATGAACCGGTCCATCACGCCAATTTGTTCGAATGGATCGAGGAGAAGCGCGGAAGAGCGCTGCCGGCGGCGATCCGCGAGGGCCCGATCGAGGTTCCGGCGGCGCTGCGGCCTTTTCTGCTCGAAGGCTTTCAGCGGCTTCTCGATCCGAGCAACCGGTACTTGACGTCCGAGCTGCTCTCGCTCATGGTCGTCGAGCTGATGCTGCGCGTGGAGGAGATCGTTTGGCGGCTAGGCGTTCTGGCCGCGGAGCCGGCAGGCGGCATGGAAGCGGGAGCTGACGAGATCGTCGCCCTGCAGCATTACATGCGCGCGCATATCGGCGAACCGCTGAAGCTGGAGGAGCTGGCCCAGCTCGTCCATTGGTCGCCGAACTACTTATGCCGCATGTTCAAGGCGCATACGAATCTGTCGCCGATGGCGTATTTGCAGCAGCTGCGCATGACGGAGGCAGAGAAGCTGCTGCTCTTCACCGATTTTCCCGTGTTCGAAATCGCGGAGATGCTAGGCTACGAGGATGCCTCCTATTTCGCTAGATTGTTCCGGCGGCATCATGGGCGCGCGCCGAGCGCATATCGGATAATATAG